Proteins from a genomic interval of Motacilla alba alba isolate MOTALB_02 chromosome 11, Motacilla_alba_V1.0_pri, whole genome shotgun sequence:
- the ANKRD11 gene encoding ankyrin repeat domain-containing protein 11, producing the protein MPKGGCSKTPQSEDFSLSNDMVEKQTGKKDKDKVSLTKTPKLDRSDGGKEVKERATKRKLPFTVGTNGDQKDSDTEKQGPERKRIKKEPATRKPGLLFGMGLSGIRAGYPLSERQQVALLMQMTAEESANSPVDTTPKHPSQSTVCQKGTPNSASKTKDKVNKRNERGETRLHRAAIRGDARRIKELIIEGADVNVKDFAGWTALHEACNRGYYDVAKQLLAAGAEVNTKGLDDDTPLHDAANNGHFKVVKLLLHYGGNPHQSNRKGETPLKVANSPTMVNLLLGKTTYPSSEESSTETSEEEDAPSFAPSSSVDGNNTDSEFEKGLKHKPKAQEPPKTITPVKDEYEFDEDDEQDRVPPVDDKHLLKKDYRKETKANSFISIPKMEVKTYTKNNTITPKKAAHRILSDSSDEEETSVAVGTGEKLRLSTHSILPSSKIREPASTKAPKEKSKVKKKRKKETKSKEVRFGKKNDKFCSSESESENVESEEDDRDSLQSSSCVKDSRLVLKESSLFNSLSASSTSSHGSLASQKHNPSLTEQHSKHWRTDNWKTISSPAWSDVSSLSDSTRTRLTSESDYSSEDSSLESLKPVRKKPEHKKKNTPHNTVSEKKNSFHSNVDGAIPKLDKEGKVVKKHKTKHKHKNKEKGQCPISQDIKIIKTFSFEFEDSKQKPEKGLLVETENPVENKLKVLKHDREHGKKEEKLPKGKAEEKEWLFKDETGKSSKEEKSLRKIKDGSKDLSKSFREGLSKSEKEKPVKEKSPKEEKPRIHKEERKKKSKDKQSKSEKKNELKEEKVSKLEKEKSFKEEKEKCKKEKLYRDESGFDEFNNKTQFAESEDTKFSLSDDQQERWFSDLSSDSSFDFKGEDSWDSPITDFREIKNDTVAKLIIEPVKEEIKDKKKENKIKEKKEYNEKRNEKDTFLKKKERDYVEKSSEKKKDQTDRHKVTPSYLPEKDKKRKDSVETGKERKEKDTGETNKDRKDSSDGSKERKDPKTKQEEPYRDDFKEYGCETFFKDKSDPEFSGKTLESWERHHSGKEKEKKDAPDKEKKEKVKPEKYKEKSKEGDKEKNEKAAPEKILKDKELEKSFKEKKETKEKYKDLHSKDKERKSSFDQVKEKKEKNFSTDRDDFSEKKDEKKGKEKSWYSIADIFTDESEDERDDYSLSGFKVGDSAGSEMHRLDSLQDKEDGAAAEKELYPDKHRKYSSDRQHSEKQKDKESKEKKKDKGTSEGGKEKKEKSSFEKHKEKKDKDSSEKYKDRKERMSIDSTQEKKNKQKLPEKVEKKHTSDDKVKSKHKEKPDKEHSKEKKSSKGGESEKSLLEKLEEEALNDYRDDSNDKISEISSDSFTDRGQEPGLTSLFESSNLSLTDAAEEKFKDSLPLPCLQDKLKEKERHRHSSSSSKKSHEKEKAKKEKTEKKEKSEEFKDSSSRKDSAHYEKDFSVDGEAFGSSYNMKADADEEPEKSIDYLFSEKKDKNDSERELSKKAEKEKTYGSSTISTAKEKKKRDKHKEKWKEEKEKHRDKHTDGFFKHHKDEPKSTLKDKDGPQVTTFKDKSKEDNLKFGETKLKEKLKENQDKDKSESIKISNGNEKITLSKDSGKKDARPREKLLGDGDLMMTSFERMLSQKDLEIEERHKRHKERMKQMEKMRHRSGDPKLKDKLKSSEDVRKRSLDLPTKKPLTLDTQLKDKKLKELGPLTPILSPENKAQPAVGTDSKDWITGPQLKEILPASPRPDQNRPTGVPTPASVVSCPSYEEVMQTPRTPSCSNEDYTDLMFECADSQHSLPISTMSMNACSPSFFDRYTNVSSGLPENPSQTPTRTIPSSNLYRSISVDIRRAPEEEFSVGDKFFRQQSVPATSNYDSPVQHLMEEKVPLPSVPAEKFQCLSPGYYSPDYGVSSPKVEALHCAPGAVSGVAQSPESVFSGLQAKSSPSHRDELLAPSVESALPPDIGMPLDTTEEQQATASIMPPESTYLPPIEENHFSSGMPEQNNIDWDNPPSRNPDTAIPPSLMGNPTEHPVTWSMGSELLMKSPQRFSESPKPPLCSLEPIHPAPVAFIPTETSYPVSPISYPLSVSEPRLEEVKEDAEEAVPGEIANAEEQAPYMSPTRLDTFFNNCKPLPEEAPEIPPEPPCVPAEPQAEVVAAPENNYLENSNAAPANAEEAVTWPDPFTNTEDELDLGPFSLPELPLQPKDVAETEMTEAEAVEESPAAAPEPSGGIIKAGASVIASSEPEEPPASQAAATLPTDTEPPAEEQKPEVAAQEAASEALNAAEEKAAEDSEAQAFQQTPSEPAPAESKEVEAVHEEVSAAGGVAEGSSQPCPVPVAGSEAGVPQDGAAARGGSQAPPPPADTPPGNAQAEIVEPVQKPVAEAPKPPKIEEIPQRITRNRAQMLANQNKQNAAASEKEFPPVSAPVTRAKGRITEEDDSQAQHPRKRRFQRSNQQLQQQINTSTQQTREMIQQTLAAIVDAIKLDDIEPYHSDRSNPYFEYLQIRKKIEEKRKILCYITPQAPQCYAEYVTYTGSYLLDGKPLSKLHIPVIAPPPSLAEPLKELFKQQEAVRGKLRLQHSIEREKLIVSCEQEILRVHCRAARTIANQAVPFSACTMLLDSEVYNMPLENQGDENKSVRDRFNARQFISWLQDVDDKYDRMKTCLLMRQQHEAAALNAVQRMEWQLKVQELDPAGHKSLCVNEVPSFYVPMVDVNDDFVLLPA; encoded by the exons GCTGGACGGCGCTGCACGAGGCCTGCAACCGGGGCTACTACGACGTGGCCAAGCAGCTGCTGGCGGCGGGCGCCGAGGTCAACACCAAGGGGCTGGACGATGACACCCCCCTGCACGACGCGGCCAACAACGGCCACTTCAAG GTGGTGAAATTGTTGTTGCATTATGGAGGGAATCCTCATCAAAGCAACAGGAAGGGCGAGACACCTTTGAAAGTAGCGAATTCTCCCACCATGGTGAACCTGCTCCTGGGGAAGACCACGTACCCCTCCAGCGAAGAGAGCTCCACAG agacCTCAGAAGAGGAGGACGCCCCTTCCTTCGCTCCCTCCAGCTCCGTTGATGGCAATAACACAGACTCAGAGTTTGAGAAGGGTTTGAAGCACAAGCCCAAGGCCCAGGAGCCCCCCAAAACCATCACCCCGGTGAAGGATGAGTATGAATTCGATGAGGACGATGAGCAGGACCGGGTCCCACCGGTCGATGACAAACATTTGCTGAAAAAGGATTACAGGAAAGAGACTAAAGCAAACAGTTTCATTTCCATACCCAAAATGGAAGTGAAAACTTATACTAAAAATAACACAATTACACCAAAGAAAGCTGCCCACCGCATCCTGTCGGACAGCTCGGACGAGGAGGAGACCAGCGTGGCCGTGGGCACGGGGGAGAAGCTGCGCCTCTCCACCCACTCCATATTGCCCAGCAGCAAAATTCGGGAGCCCGCCAGCACCAAGGCGCccaaggagaaaagcaaagtaaaaaagaaGCGGAAGAAGGagacaaaaagcaaagaggTTCGGTTTGGCAAAAAAAATGACAAGTTTTGTTCCTCTGAATCAGAGAGTGAAAACGTGGAGAGTGAGGAGGATGATAGAGACTCTCTACAGAGCTCTAGCTGTGTAAAGGACTCAAGGCTAGTGCTAAAGGAATCCTCCTTGTTTAACTCTCTGTCTGCCTCATCGACCTCTTCACATGGGAGTTTAGCATCCCAGAAACATAATCCCAGTCTTACAGAACAGCACTCCAAGCACTGGAGGACGGACAATTGGAAAACCATATCTTCTCCAGCTTGGTCAGACGTCAGTTCCCTATCGGACTCCACCAGGACGAGGCTGACGAGCGAGTCAGACTACTCGTCCGAGGACTCGAGCTTAGAGTCACTAAAGCCAGTCAGGAAGAAACCagagcacaaaaagaaaaacacccccCACAACACTGTTTCTGAGAAAAAGAATTCATTCCATAGCAATGTGGATGGAGCAATTCCAAAGCTGGACAAGGAGGGGAAGGTTGttaaaaagcataaaacaaaacacaaacataaaAACAAGGAGAAGGGACAGTGTCCCATCAGCcaagacattaaaataatcaaaacattttcttttgagtttGAGGACTCTAAACAAAAGCCTGAGAAAGGCTTGTTAGTAGAGACAGAAAATCCAGTCGAAAACAAGTTGAAAGTGTTAAAGCACGATAGGGAACATGGtaagaaggaggaaaagctcCCCAAAGgtaaagcagaggagaaggagtGGTTGTTTAAAGATGAGACTGGAAAATCCTCAAAAGAGGAGAAATCATTAAGGAAAATCAAAGATGGTAGTAAAGACCTGAGCAAATCCTTCAGAGAAGGATTGAGTaaatcagaaaaagagaaacctgTCAAGGAGAAGTCTCCCAAGGAGGAGAAGCCGAGAATACAcaaggaggagagaaagaagaagtCAAAGGACAAACAGTCCAAATCTGAGAAGAAGAATGagctgaaggaggagaaggTTTCTAaactagagaaagaaaaatccttcaaggaagagaaggaaaaatgcaaaaaagaaaaactttacaGGGACGAGTCCGGGTTTGATGAGTTTAATAACAAAACTCAATTTGCCGAAAGCGAGGACACAAAGTTCAGCCTTTCGGACGATCAGCAGGAGAGGTGGTTTTCAGACCTGTCCTCTGATTCATCCTTCGATTTCAAGGGTGAGGACAGCTGGGATTCTCCAATAACGGATTTCAGGGAGATTAAAAATGACACCGTGGCAAAGCTAATCATAGAACCTgtgaaagaggaaattaaagacaagaaaaaggaaaataaaataaaagagaagaaggaataCAACGAGAAGCGGAATGAAAAGGACactttcttaaagaaaaaggagagggatTATGTGGAGAAAagctctgagaagaaaaaggaccAAACAGACAGGCACAAAGTTACTCCCAGTTATTTGCCTGAAAAGGATAAGAAAAGGAAGGATTCTGTGGAGACTggcaaggagaggaaagaaaaagacacagGTGAAACcaacaaagacagaaaagattCCTCTGACGGCTCTAAAGAGCGAAAAGATCCCAAGACGAAGCAGGAGGAGCCCTATCGAGATGACTTCAAGGAGTACGGCTGTGAAACATTCTTCAAGGATAAGTCCGACCCTGAGTTCAGTGGCAAAACCCTGGAGAGTTGGGAGAGGCACcattctggaaaggaaaaggagaagaaagatgctcctgataaagaaaaaaaagaaaaggtcaagccagaaaaatacaaggaaaaatcCAAAGAAGGCgacaaggagaaaaatgaaaaagctgctCCAGAGAAAATCCTGAAGGACAAAGAACTAGAGAAGAGtttcaaagagaagaaagaaaccaagGAGAAATACAAGGATCTTCACAGCAAAGACAAGGAGAGGAAGAGTTCCTTCGACCAggtgaaggagaagaaagagaaaaacttttCCACAGACAGAGACGATTTCTCCGAGAAGAAGGATGAGAAGAAAGGCAAGGAGAAGAGCTGGTACAGCATCGCTGACATCTTCACGGATGAGAGCGAGGACGAGAGGGACGATTACAGCCTGAGCGGGTTCAAGGTCGGCGACTCGGCTGGCAGCGAGATGCATCGCCTGGACAGCCTGCAGGACAAGGAGGACGGCGCGGCGGCCGAGAAGGAGCTGTACCCCGACAAGCACCGCAAGTACTCGTCCGACCGGCAGcactcagagaagcagaaggatAAGGAGtccaaggagaagaaaaaggacaaaggaacatcggaagggggaaaggagaagaaggagaagagtTCCTTTGAGaaacacaaagagaagaaagataaaGACTCCAGTGAGAAGTATAaggacaggaaggaaagaatgtCCATAGATTCcactcaggagaagaaaaacaagcaaaagctCCCAGAAAAGGTTGAGAAGAAACACACCAGTGACGACAAGGTGAAAAGCAAACATAAGGAGAAGCCGGACAAGGAGCATTCCAAAGAGAAGAAGTCTTCAAAAGGAGGGGAGTCAGAGAAGAGCCTGCTGGAGAAACTGGAGGAGGAGGCTCTGAATGACTACAGGGATGACTCCAATGACAAAATCAGCGAGATCTCCTCTGACAGCTTCACGGACAGAGGGCAAGAGCCAGGACTCACCAGCCTCTTCGAGTCTTCTAACCTCTCTCTGACCGATGCCGCTGAAGAAAAGTTTAAGGACTCTCTCCCTTTACCCTGCCTTCAGGACAAGCTcaaggagaaggagaggcaCCGACATTCCTCATCTTCCTCAAAGAAAAGTCAcgagaaggaaaaagcaaagaaagaaaagacagagaaaaaggaaaaatcagaagaaTTCAAGgactccagcagcagaaaggattCCGCTCATTATGAAAAGGATTTCTCTGTGGATGGGGAGGCTTTTGGCTCTTCCTACAACATGAAGGCAGACGCTGATGAGGAACCGGAGAAGAGCATTGATTacttattttctgaaaagaaggataaaaatgaTTCTGAAAGAGAGCTGTCAAAGAAGGCGGAGAAAGAAAAGACTTATGGTTCCAGCACCATCAGCAcagctaaagagaaaaagaagcgggataaacacaaggaaaaatggaaggaggaaaaggaaaagcatagGGACAAACACACAGATGGTTTCTTTAAACATCACAAAGATGAGCCAAAGTCAACACTCAAAGATAAGGACGGGCCTCAAGTTACCACCTTTAAAGATAAATCCAAGGAGGACAACCTCAAATTTGGTGAAACCAAACTGAAGGAGAAGCTTAAGGAGAATCAAGACAAAGACAAATCAGAGTCCATAAAAATAAGCAATGGGAATGAAAAAATAACCCTTTCCAAAGACAGCGGCAAGAAGGATGCCAGGCCAAGGGAGAAACTTCTGGGAGATGGTGATTTGATGATGACCAGCTTTGAGAGGATGCTGAGCCAGAAAGACCTGGAGATCGAGGAGCGCCACAAAAGGCACAAGGAGAGAATGAAGCAAATGGAGAAAATGCGGCACAGGTCTGGAGACCCCAAGTTAAAGGACAAACTTAAAAGCTCGGAGGATGTACGCAAGAGGAGCCTGGATCTGCCAACCAAGAAGCCGCTAACGCTGGACACGCAGCTCAAGGACAAGAAACTCAAAGAGTTGGGTCCCCTGACTCCTATTCTGTCACCTGAAAACAAGGCACAgcctgctgtggggacagacTCCAAGGACTGGATCACGGGTCCTCAGCTGAAGGAGATCctcccagcatctcccaggCCAGATCAGAACCGGCCCACGGGCGTCCCGACGCCGGCATCCGTCGTGTCATGCCCGAGCTATGAGGAGGTGATGCAGACTCCCAGGACTCCATCGTGCAGCAACGAGGACTACACGGACCTGATGTTTGAGTGTGCGGACTCTCAGCACTCGCTGCCCATCTCCACCATGTCCATGAACGcctgctctccttccttcttcgACAGATACACCAACGTTTCCAGCGGGCTCCCCGAGAACCCCAGTCAGACCCCAACTCGCACCATACCCTCCTCAAACCTCTACCGTTCCATCTCAGTGGATATCAGGAGGGCGCCCGAAGAGGAATTCAGTGTTGGAGATAAGTTTTTCAGACAGCAAAGTGTCCCAGCAACATCAAATTATGACTCTCCTGTGCAGCATTTAATGGAGGAGAAAGTTCCCCTTCCCTCTGTTCCTGCTGAGAAGTTCCAGTGTTTGTCTCCTGGGTATTACTCCCCGGATTATGGAGTTTCCTCTCCCAAAGTGGAAGCTTTGCACTGCGCTCCGGGAGCCGTCAGCGGGGTCGCCCAGTCTCCCGAAAGTGTCTTTTCTGGTTTACAAGCAAAATCCTCCCCTTCGCACAGGGATGAGTTGCTGGCTCCTTCAGTGGAAAGTGCTCTTCCCCCTGACATCGGCATGCCCTTGGATaccacagaggagcagcaagCCACTGCCTCCATCATGCCACCAGAATCCACCTACCTACCACCCATCGAAGAAAACCATTTTAGTTCAGGAATGCCTGAACAAAACAACATAGACTGGGATAACCCTCCTTCCCGAAACCCAGACACCGCCATTCCTCCCAGCCTCATGGGCAACCCCACAGAGCACCCTGTCACCTGGTCCATGGGCTCGGAGCTTCTGATGAAATCTCCCCAGAGGTTTTCCGAGTCCCCTAAACCTCCACTCTGTTCCCTAGAGCCAATTCATCCTGCGCCAGTAGCCTTCATTCCCACAGAGACTTCCTACCCTGTTTCTCCCATCTCGTACCCTCTGTCAGTGTCGGAACCGAGGCTGGAGGAAGTCAAGGAGGATGCTGAGGAAGCAGTTCCAGGAGAAATTGCAAATGCTGAAGAGCAAGCTCCATACATGTCCCCTACTAGGTTAGACACCTTCTTCAACAACTGCAAGCCTCTTCCAGAAGAAGCACCAGAGATCCCTCCAGAGCCCCCGTGTGTGCCAGCAGAACCTCAGGCCGAAGTCGTTGCTGCACCAGAAAACAACTATTTGGAAAACAGCAACGCAGCACCTGCGAATGCAGAGGAGGCGGTGACGTGGCCAGACCCCTTCACCAACACCGAGGATGAATTGGACCTTGGCCCCTTCTcgctcccagagctgccactcCAGCCTAAGGACGTTGCAGAGACGGAGATGACCGAGGCGGAAGCGGTGGaggagagcccagcagcagctccagaaccGAGCGGTGGGATCATCAAAGCCGGTGCGTCCGTGATAGCGTCCAGTGAGCCAGAGGAGCCACCGGCCAGCCAGGCAGCGGCCACCCTGCCCACGGACACAGAGCCaccagcagaggagcagaaaccAGAAGTGGCCGCACAAGAAGCCGCCTCGGAAGCGCTGAACGCGGCTGAGGAGAAGGCAGCGGAGGACTCGGAAGCGCAGGCGTTCCAGCAGACCCCGTCCGAGCCCGCGCCCGCGGAGAGCAAAGAGGTGGAGGCCGTGCACGAGGAGGTGTCGGCGGCTGGTGGGGTGGCagagggcagctcccagccctgccctgtgcccgtGGCCGGCTCCGAGGCCGGCGTTCCACAGGACGGTGCCGCGGCCCGCGGTGGGAGCCAGGCCCCACCACCCCCGGCGGACACACCTCCTGGCAATGCTCAAGCAGAAATTGTGGAACCAGTACAAAAACCAGTAGCAGAAGCTCCCAAACCACCCAAAATAGAAGAGATTCCTCAGCGGATTACCAGGAACCGGGCTCAGATGCTCGCCAACCAAAACAAGCAGAACGCCGCCGCATCCGAGAAGGAATTTCCTCCCGTCTCTGCGCCCGTCACGCGTGCCAAAGGCCGCATCACGGAGGAGGACGATTCCCAGGCTCAGCACCCGCGGAAGCGCCGCTTCCAGCGCTCcaaccagcagctgcagcagcagatcaACACGTCCACCCAGCAGACGAGGGAGATGATCCAGCAGACACTGGCAGCTATCGTCGATGCCATCAAACTGGACGACATCGAACCTTACCACAGCGACAGGTCCAACCCCTACTTCGAGTACCTCCAGATCAGGAAGAAGATTGAGGAGAAGCGGAAAATCCTGTGCTACATTACTCCCCAAGCTCCGCAGTGCTATGCTGAGTATGTCACCTACACAGGCTCCTACCTGTTGGATGGCAAGCCCCTAAGCAAGCTCCATATTCCAGTG ATCGCGCCGCCGCCGTCGCTCGCGGAGCCGCTCAAGGAGCTCTTCAAGCAGCAGGAGGCCGTGCGGGGCAAGCTgcggctgcagcacagcataGAGCGG GAGAAGCTCATCGTCTCCTGCGAGCAGGAGATCCTGAGGGTGCACTGCCGGGCAGCGAGGACCATTGCCAACCAGGCCGTGCCCTTCAGCGCCTGCACCATGCTGCTGGACTCCGAGGTGTACAACATGCCTCTGGAAAATCAG GGAGATGAAAACAAATCGGTCAGAGACCGTTTCAACGCGCGACAGTTCATTTCCTGGCTGCAGGACGTGGATGACAAGTATGACCGGATGAAG ACGTGCCTGCTCATGCGACAGCAACACGAAGCAGCTGCCCTGAACGCCGTGCAGAGGATGGAGTGGCAGCTGAAGGTGCAGGAGCTGGACCCCGCGGGGCACAAATCCCTCTGCGTGAACGAGGTGCCCTCGTTCTATGTGCCAATGGTCGACGTGAACGATGACTTTGTGCTCTTGCCGGCATGA
- the SLC22A31 gene encoding putative solute carrier family 22 member 31 encodes MGGDLNRDWRGLNQGWGSEPGLGGVRTGAGGQIRREPSGRCRGAGPAGAAPPGRAEPERGGGGGRWRWLSGGSRPRGRRAAGGWVPCLALALGWALGWALGAEPPHRCRPDTALLPPPLRRLGGPALLRAAVPRLRGGWSPCQLYRYPSGDPRPNGTGPCTRGWHYALPAAGLRANLVTQWDLVCASRWKVPLEQTTHLLGWTLGSVTAGLACDRFGRRPTFLLSLALAVPVGLGVALAVDFLMVLVARLLFGAALAGAFLALYVARLELCDPPHRLGVTMVAGFFWMAGELLLPGLALLCRDWRVLQGAVTMILALLAASWWCPALLLESPRWLLATRQLERARKTLQALAEDNCPQDSLLAELEALSEAPPRPRYHSVCEICGTRVIWKNGVILGFAAFIGSGIRHCFTRNLVPHLPHFFSSHLVLLGTEAAACLFVCLTAERFGRRAILLLCTVLTGISSLLLLALTQYLLELIVLTLSVVGTAASHAVTMLSIFFASEVLPTVVRGAGLGLVVGANFVGKAAAPITAIPNSRGFFLHHVVFASFAILAVLSIMLLPESQGRGLPQSLQDGESQRRPPLFRRPPREDHLPLLAPHAIPRDYSRLAASTKRTLRSPEPPREM; translated from the exons ATGGGGGGTGATCTGAACCGGGACTGGAGGGGTCTGAACCAGGGCTGGGGGTCTGAACCAGGGCTGGGGGGGGTCCGAACCGGGGCTGGGGGTCAGATCCGGAGGGAGCCGTCGGGGCGGTGCCGCGGGGCGGGTCCGGCCGGTGCCGCCCCACCTGGCCGCGCCGAGCCCGAGCGCGGTGGCGGTGGCGGGCGGTGGCGATGGCTCTCGGGGGGGtcgcggccgcggggccggcgggcggcggggggctGGGTGCCGTGCTTGGCGCTGGCGCTGGGCTGGGCGCTGGGCTGGGCGCTGGGCGCGGAGCCCCCGCACCGCTGCCGCCCCGACAccgcgctgctgccgccgccgctccgccgcctCGGGGGCCCCGCGCTGCTCCGCGCCGCCGTGCCGCGCCTCCGCGGCGGCTGGAGCCCCTGCCAGCTGTACCGCTACCCCTCCGGGGACCCCCGGCCCAACGGCACCGGGCCCTGCACCCGCGGCTGGCACTACGCGCTGCCCGCCGCCGGCCTCCGCGCCAACCTCGTCACGCAG tgggaCCTGGTGTGTGCCTCGCGCTGGAAGGTGCCCCTGGAGCAGACCACGCACCTGCTGGGCTGGACCCTGGGCAGTGTCACCGCCGGCCTGGCCTGTGACAG GTTTGGCCGCCGTCCCAccttcctgctgtccctggcgCTGGCCGTGCCCGTGGGCCTCGGCGTGGCACTGGCTGTGGACTTCCTCATGGTCCTGGTGGCGCGGCTGCTCTTCGGGGCCGCGCTGGCAGGAGCCTTCCTCGCCCTCTACGTGGCAC ggctggagctgtgtgacCCCCCGCACCGGCTGGGGGTGACCATGGTGGCCGGATTCTTCTGGATGgccggggagctgctgctgccggggctggccctgctgtgccgGGACTGGCGGGTGCTGCAGGGCGCTGTCACCATgatcctggcactgctggctgccagctggtg GTGCccggccctgctgctggagtcCCCGCGCTGGCTGCTGGCCACACGGCAGCTGGAGAGGGCCAGGAAGACTCTGCAGGCGCTGGCCGAAGACAACTGTCCCCAGGACAGCCTGCTCGCGG AGCTGGAGGCCCTGTCCGAGGCGCCCCCGCGGCCCCGGTACCACTCGGTCTGCGAGATCTGCGGCACCAGGGTCATCTGGAAGAACGGCGTCATCCTCGGCTTCGCGGC GTTCATCGGCTCCGGCATCCGCCACTGCTTCACCCGCAACCTGGTCCCCCACCTGCCCCACTTCTTCTCCTCCcacctggtgctgctgggcaccGAGGCGGCCGCCTGCCTCTTCGTGTGCCTGACGGCCGAGCGCTTCGGGCGCCGCGccatcctcctgctctgcaccgTCCTCACCGgcatctcctccctgctgctgctggccctcaCCCAGT ACCTGCTGGAGCTCATCGTCCTCACCCTGTCCGTGGTGGGCACGGCCGCCTCCCACGCCGTCACCATGCTCAGCATCTTCTTTGCCAGCGAGGTTCTCCCCACCGTGGTCAG GGGCGCCGGGCTGGGCCTGGTCGTGGGGGCCAATTTCGTGGGCAAGGCGGCGGCGCCCATCACCGCCATCCCCAACAGCCGCGGCTTCTTCCTGCACCACGTCGTGTTCGCCTCCTTCGCCATCCTGGCCGTGCTCAGCATCATGCTGCTGCCCGAGAGCCAGGGCCGGGGGCTGCCCCAGTCCCTGCAGGACGGCGAGAGCCAGCGCCGCCCGCCCCTGTTCCGCCGCCCCCCCCGCGAGGACCACCTGCCCCTGCTGGCCCCCCACGCCATCCCCCGCGACTATTCCCGCCTGGCCGCCTCCACCAAGAGGACGCTGCGCTCCCCGGAGCCCCCCCGCGAGATGTAG